A stretch of Bradyrhizobium sp. AZCC 2262 DNA encodes these proteins:
- a CDS encoding response regulator, with amino-acid sequence MGNSDHILVVDDDLGLRELLDRYFAGHGYRVTTVANGRQMREVLANHRVDLIVLDLMLPGDDGLTLCRNLRANQPYDIPILMLTARGDEADRIVGLEMGADDYLTKPFAPRELLARIRSVLRRAEMLPRNLAASEKARLFRFGEWKLDTVGRFLVDADETVVSLSGAEYRLLRVFLDHPQHVLNRDQLLNLTQGREAEVFDRSIDLLVSRLRQRLREDAREPSYIKTVRSEGYVFATVVEALPGPS; translated from the coding sequence ATGGGAAATTCGGACCACATTCTCGTCGTCGACGATGACCTGGGTCTGCGCGAACTGCTGGACCGATACTTTGCCGGCCACGGCTATCGGGTCACTACGGTGGCCAACGGCCGGCAGATGCGCGAGGTTCTTGCAAACCACCGGGTCGATCTGATCGTGCTCGACCTCATGCTGCCGGGGGACGACGGCCTCACGCTCTGCCGCAACTTGCGCGCGAATCAACCCTATGACATTCCGATCCTGATGCTGACGGCGCGGGGCGATGAAGCAGACCGCATCGTCGGCCTCGAGATGGGGGCAGACGACTACCTCACGAAGCCGTTTGCCCCGCGCGAGTTGCTTGCACGAATCCGCTCCGTCTTGCGCAGGGCCGAGATGCTGCCCCGCAACCTTGCTGCATCGGAGAAAGCCCGTCTGTTTCGGTTCGGCGAATGGAAACTCGATACGGTCGGGCGTTTCCTGGTCGACGCCGACGAGACCGTGGTCTCGTTGAGCGGCGCCGAATATCGACTGTTGCGCGTGTTTCTCGATCACCCCCAACATGTCCTCAATCGCGATCAACTGCTCAACCTGACGCAAGGCCGTGAGGCCGAAGTCTTCGATCGGTCGATAGATCTTCTTGTCAGCCGCCTTCGCCAGCGATTGCGCGAAGACGCCCGGGAGCCTTCCTACATCAAGACGGTGCGCAGCGAAGGCTACGTCTTTGCAACCGTCGTCGAGGCATTGCCGGGGCCGTCATGA
- a CDS encoding DUF3280 domain-containing protein, producing the protein MRYIALILAPAIGLAALAVAGAAETAAPSPTKIAVFPFELEDFSAGAAYVPLDDIDREQLRLSTEEARRLIAASGRYQLVDVSAVNDQATKAGKLRDCDGCDARIAAGLDADQSMIGIVTRITRMEYAVTYKIRDARSGALVDVKQTDLRMGANVAWSRGARWLIENRLLEQAK; encoded by the coding sequence ATGCGCTACATCGCCCTTATCCTCGCCCCCGCAATTGGGCTTGCAGCGCTTGCTGTGGCTGGGGCCGCCGAGACGGCCGCGCCGTCTCCGACCAAAATTGCGGTCTTTCCGTTCGAACTGGAGGATTTCAGCGCCGGGGCCGCCTATGTCCCCCTCGATGACATCGACCGCGAGCAGTTGCGGCTTTCGACCGAGGAAGCCCGCCGGCTGATCGCGGCATCCGGGCGCTATCAACTGGTCGACGTCAGCGCCGTGAACGACCAGGCGACGAAAGCAGGCAAGTTGCGGGATTGTGACGGCTGCGACGCCAGGATCGCCGCCGGCCTCGACGCAGATCAATCGATGATCGGAATTGTCACGCGCATCACCCGAATGGAATATGCGGTCACCTACAAGATCCGCGACGCCCGGTCCGGGGCGCTTGTGGACGTCAAACAGACCGACCTGCGCATGGGCGCCAATGTGGCCTGGAGCCGCGGCGCGCGGTGGCTGATCGAGAATCGCCTGCTGGAACAGGCGAAATAG
- a CDS encoding acyl-CoA synthetase yields the protein MTSIISGERQISYPEIHARIVRAATGFMALGVGGGTPVGMMLRNDFAFFEVSAAAAALGSPVVPINWHLKAEEVAYILADSGAKILVCHADLLPQIRDGLPAEVRLLVVTTPPEIAAAFNVAPSLTQVPDGMTDWDRWRDTHAPLQQAPIGSAPMFYTSGTTGLPKGVRRKPMTPEQAAASARVGGIAYGVKPNEDQVILMNGPMYHSAPNSYGMLAFRSGCQIVLEPRFDPEDMLQLIERHRVTHMHMVPTMFVRLLRLPDEVKRRYDLSSLRFIVHGAAPCPPQVKRAMIEWWGPVINEYFGSTETGIPVWHSAEEALAKPGTVGRAIEGGIVKIFRPNGELCAVDEPGEIFMRQMSVPDFDYHGKAEARAEAGREGLVSVGDVGYLDADGYLFLCDRKRDMVISGGVNIYPAEIENALIGMDGVRDCAVFGVPDDEFGERLFACIEPEANAGLSPAAVQEFLRGRLANFKVPKDIQFMDAMPREATGKIFKRKLRDLYTEGKLRAVA from the coding sequence TTGACATCGATCATCAGCGGCGAACGCCAAATCAGCTATCCCGAAATCCACGCCCGCATCGTGCGGGCGGCTACGGGTTTTATGGCGCTCGGCGTCGGTGGCGGAACGCCGGTCGGCATGATGCTGCGCAACGATTTTGCGTTCTTCGAGGTCTCGGCCGCGGCGGCAGCGCTGGGTAGCCCGGTGGTGCCGATCAACTGGCATCTGAAGGCCGAGGAAGTGGCCTACATCCTGGCCGACAGCGGCGCCAAAATCCTGGTCTGCCATGCCGACCTGCTGCCGCAGATCAGGGACGGCCTGCCCGCCGAAGTGCGGCTGCTGGTGGTGACGACGCCGCCGGAAATCGCCGCGGCATTCAACGTCGCGCCTTCGCTGACGCAGGTCCCCGACGGCATGACCGACTGGGACCGCTGGCGCGACACGCATGCGCCGTTGCAGCAAGCCCCGATCGGCAGCGCGCCGATGTTCTATACGTCGGGCACCACAGGCCTGCCCAAGGGCGTGCGCCGCAAGCCGATGACGCCGGAGCAGGCCGCGGCCTCGGCGCGGGTCGGCGGCATCGCCTATGGTGTCAAGCCGAACGAGGATCAGGTCATCCTGATGAACGGGCCGATGTACCATTCGGCGCCAAACTCCTACGGCATGCTGGCCTTCCGCAGCGGCTGCCAGATCGTGCTCGAACCGCGCTTCGATCCCGAGGACATGCTGCAACTGATCGAGCGTCATCGTGTCACCCACATGCACATGGTGCCGACGATGTTCGTGCGCCTGCTGCGACTGCCGGATGAGGTCAAGCGCCGTTACGACCTGTCATCGCTTCGCTTCATCGTGCACGGGGCGGCGCCCTGCCCGCCGCAGGTCAAGCGCGCCATGATCGAGTGGTGGGGACCGGTCATCAACGAATATTTCGGCTCGACCGAAACCGGCATTCCGGTGTGGCACTCGGCCGAGGAGGCGCTGGCAAAACCCGGCACCGTCGGCCGCGCCATCGAAGGCGGTATCGTCAAGATTTTCCGCCCCAACGGCGAATTGTGTGCCGTCGACGAACCCGGCGAGATCTTCATGCGGCAGATGTCGGTGCCGGATTTCGACTACCACGGCAAGGCCGAGGCCCGGGCCGAAGCCGGCCGCGAAGGCCTCGTCAGCGTCGGCGATGTCGGCTACCTCGACGCCGACGGCTATCTCTTCCTGTGCGACCGCAAGCGCGACATGGTGATCTCGGGCGGCGTCAACATCTATCCCGCGGAGATCGAGAACGCGCTGATCGGCATGGACGGCGTGCGCGACTGCGCGGTGTTCGGCGTCCCCGACGACGAATTCGGCGAGCGGCTGTTCGCCTGCATCGAGCCGGAGGCGAATGCCGGGCTGTCACCGGCCGCGGTGCAGGAATTTTTGCGCGGACGCCTCGCCAATTTCAAGGTGCCGAAGGACATCCAGTTCATGGACGCGATGCCGCGCGAAGCCACCGGCAAGATTTTCAAGCGCAAGCTGCGCGATCTGTATACCGAGGGCAAACTGCGCGCGGTGGCGTGA
- a CDS encoding alpha/beta hydrolase family protein, whose amino-acid sequence MSMDPDKDMLALPAEAELGEPKMPPAPPCYSDAGWLQWPDDVAYSFQFMRMLGAAQEGASTISECFFAARLITPGDDESWYEAWKSAADINRARGDEAHARGGFNAATGNWLRASSYYRCAELFMDAKDPRREFLLRSMRRCSRLYLEHIRPRGEVVRIPYQGDSSLEGYFISAPGARPLMPVVVCLGGGDLCKDELLYTMRRSAAGNGLSLLLIDLPGCEATDENRFSSRIEASAGRWVDYLLARGDIDPSRIALYGDGLGGSLATRIASRDRRFAAAVCDGGLWERHERIFAIRQVGRDLAATGGRVWMAGVTYSGAMLKCPSLMTIGQHDYIAVENAIDVHESCKQSGAQLALKVFSTEETAASPGHIDNPTLAKEFVFDWLRRKLGSTERIAASLEEACDRAGA is encoded by the coding sequence ATGTCGATGGACCCGGACAAGGACATGCTCGCCCTGCCAGCCGAGGCCGAATTGGGCGAGCCAAAAATGCCGCCCGCGCCGCCGTGCTACAGCGACGCGGGATGGCTGCAATGGCCCGACGACGTGGCCTACTCGTTTCAGTTCATGCGGATGCTCGGTGCAGCACAGGAGGGCGCCAGCACCATCTCGGAATGCTTTTTCGCCGCAAGGCTGATTACGCCCGGGGACGACGAAAGCTGGTATGAAGCCTGGAAAAGCGCAGCCGACATCAACCGTGCCCGCGGCGATGAAGCGCATGCCCGGGGCGGCTTCAATGCGGCGACCGGCAACTGGCTGCGGGCATCGAGCTATTACCGCTGTGCCGAGCTATTCATGGATGCGAAGGATCCGAGGCGCGAGTTTCTGTTGCGAAGCATGAGACGGTGCTCGCGCCTCTATCTCGAACATATCCGCCCGAGGGGCGAGGTCGTCAGAATTCCATATCAGGGCGACAGCTCCCTGGAAGGATATTTCATCAGCGCTCCGGGCGCTCGCCCGTTGATGCCGGTCGTGGTCTGTCTCGGCGGGGGCGACCTCTGCAAGGATGAACTACTTTACACGATGCGAAGGAGCGCGGCTGGAAACGGCCTGTCGCTTCTGCTGATCGATCTGCCGGGCTGCGAAGCCACGGACGAAAACAGATTCTCGTCTCGTATCGAGGCTTCGGCCGGTCGCTGGGTGGACTATCTGCTGGCGCGCGGCGACATCGATCCCTCGAGGATCGCGCTTTACGGTGACGGCTTGGGCGGCTCTCTCGCGACCAGGATCGCAAGCCGCGATCGTCGATTTGCCGCTGCGGTTTGTGACGGGGGACTTTGGGAACGCCACGAACGCATTTTTGCGATACGTCAGGTCGGTCGCGATCTAGCAGCGACCGGCGGGCGGGTCTGGATGGCGGGAGTCACGTATTCCGGGGCGATGCTAAAATGCCCTTCGCTGATGACGATCGGACAACACGATTATATCGCCGTCGAGAATGCAATCGATGTCCACGAATCCTGCAAACAGTCGGGCGCGCAGCTTGCCTTGAAGGTCTTTTCGACGGAAGAAACCGCGGCATCTCCCGGCCATATCGACAATCCGACCCTTGCAAAGGAATTCGTATTCGATTGGCTACGGCGAAAACTCGGCTCGACCGAACGCATTGCCGCGAGCTTGGAAGAAGCGTGTGACCGCGCCGGGGCATGA
- a CDS encoding flavin-containing monooxygenase, protein MLDRTDDSSVAADNWLAQFEEALGKPDEALLKTLFHPDSYWRDVLALSWNIQTLNGRDAILKALPPLARSAEPSGFAIAPGRAVPRKVMRAGTQAIEAIFKFETKVGRGSGIIRLIPDADDGNRLKAWTLLTELGELKGFEEQLGVARPRGNAYSRDFRGPNWLDLRKASAEYADHDPTVLVIGGGQSGLSIAARLKQLNVDTLIVDREQRIGDNWRKRYHALTLHNQVQVNHLPYLHFPPNWPTYIPKDKLANWFEAYVEAMELNFWTGTEFEGGSYDEKEGRWTVTLRRTDGGKRTMHPRHVVLATGVSGIPSIPEIAGLKDFAGKVMHSSQYDDGETWKGKRAIVVGTGNSGHDIAQDLHSSGAHVTLFQRSSTLVVSIEPSAQLVYAPYNEGTLEDNDLIATSMPLQLARKSHRLTGEKSKALDKELLGGLERAGFKLDYGEDNTGWQFKYLTRGGGYYFNVGCSDLIVKGDIALKQFADFDTFTAEGADMKDGKTVAADLVVLATGYKRQEELVRKLFGEAVEKRVGTIWGFGEEQELRNMYTRTGQPGLWLIAGGLAQCRIGSKHLALQIKAIEEGLLPR, encoded by the coding sequence ATGCTCGACAGGACGGACGACAGTTCGGTAGCCGCCGACAACTGGCTGGCGCAGTTCGAGGAAGCGCTCGGAAAACCCGATGAAGCCCTCCTGAAGACGCTGTTCCATCCCGACAGCTATTGGCGCGACGTGCTGGCGCTGAGCTGGAATATCCAGACGCTGAACGGCAGAGACGCCATCCTGAAGGCGCTGCCGCCGCTGGCCCGCAGCGCTGAGCCGAGCGGCTTCGCCATCGCCCCTGGTCGTGCCGTCCCGCGCAAGGTGATGCGCGCGGGCACGCAGGCGATTGAAGCCATCTTCAAGTTCGAAACCAAAGTCGGGCGCGGCAGCGGCATTATTCGCCTGATCCCGGATGCGGACGATGGCAACCGCCTCAAGGCCTGGACGCTGTTAACCGAGCTTGGCGAGCTGAAAGGTTTTGAGGAACAACTCGGCGTCGCGCGCCCGCGCGGCAACGCCTATTCCCGCGATTTTCGCGGGCCGAACTGGCTCGACCTGCGCAAGGCCTCTGCCGAATATGCCGACCACGATCCGACCGTCCTCGTCATCGGCGGCGGACAATCCGGGCTCTCCATCGCCGCGCGGCTGAAGCAGTTGAACGTCGACACCCTGATCGTCGATCGCGAGCAGCGTATCGGCGACAACTGGCGCAAGCGCTACCACGCGCTGACGCTGCATAATCAAGTGCAGGTCAACCACCTGCCCTATCTGCATTTCCCGCCGAACTGGCCGACCTATATTCCAAAGGACAAGCTCGCCAACTGGTTCGAGGCCTATGTCGAGGCCATGGAGCTTAATTTCTGGACCGGGACCGAATTCGAGGGCGGCAGTTACGACGAGAAGGAAGGCCGCTGGACTGTGACGCTGCGCCGTACCGACGGCGGCAAGCGCACCATGCACCCGCGCCATGTCGTGCTGGCGACCGGCGTCAGCGGCATTCCGAGCATTCCGGAGATTGCCGGCCTGAAGGATTTCGCCGGCAAGGTGATGCACTCCAGCCAGTATGACGACGGCGAAACCTGGAAGGGCAAGCGCGCCATCGTGGTCGGCACCGGCAACAGCGGCCACGACATCGCACAGGACCTGCATTCCAGCGGCGCGCACGTCACGCTGTTCCAGCGCTCGTCCACGCTGGTTGTCAGCATCGAGCCGTCGGCGCAACTGGTCTACGCGCCCTACAATGAGGGCACGCTGGAGGATAACGATTTGATCGCAACCTCGATGCCGCTGCAGCTGGCTCGCAAGAGCCACAGGCTGACCGGTGAGAAATCGAAGGCGCTGGACAAGGAACTGCTCGGCGGCCTCGAGCGTGCCGGATTCAAGCTCGACTACGGCGAAGACAATACCGGCTGGCAGTTCAAATATCTCACCCGTGGCGGCGGCTATTACTTCAACGTCGGCTGTTCCGACCTGATCGTGAAGGGCGATATTGCGCTCAAACAATTCGCCGATTTCGACACGTTCACGGCCGAGGGCGCTGACATGAAGGATGGCAAAACCGTTGCCGCCGACCTTGTCGTGCTGGCGACCGGCTACAAGCGCCAGGAAGAGCTGGTGCGAAAACTGTTCGGCGAGGCGGTGGAGAAACGCGTCGGCACGATCTGGGGTTTTGGCGAGGAACAGGAACTGCGCAACATGTACACCCGCACCGGCCAGCCGGGCCTCTGGCTGATCGCCGGCGGCCTCGCGCAATGCCGCATCGGCTCAAAACACCTCGCGCTGCAGATCAAGGCGATCGAGGAAGGGCTGCTGCCGCGCTGA
- a CDS encoding response regulator: MVDAAGRTRVMLADDHAIVREGYRSLLQKQDRLEVVAEADNGADAYRVYKEARPDLVIMDLSMPGIGGVEAIRRIRQWDKSARILVFTMHQSAAYAVQAIKAGARGFVTKSNPPETLLRAITEVMAGRIALSPDIDHELAINRLADEPSAIDALSPREFEILRMLLAEKSVDEIANTLHISVKTAANTRYQIRAKLGVASDIELVRLALRQRIIAAEDVGG, encoded by the coding sequence ATGGTGGACGCTGCAGGCCGTACGCGCGTGATGCTGGCGGACGACCATGCCATCGTGCGCGAGGGCTATCGTTCGCTGCTGCAGAAGCAGGATCGCCTTGAGGTCGTCGCCGAAGCCGACAACGGCGCTGACGCCTATCGCGTTTACAAGGAAGCCAGGCCCGACCTCGTCATCATGGACCTGTCGATGCCCGGCATTGGCGGGGTCGAGGCCATCAGGCGCATCCGGCAATGGGACAAGTCCGCGCGCATCCTCGTCTTCACGATGCACCAGAGCGCCGCCTATGCGGTCCAAGCGATCAAGGCCGGCGCACGCGGCTTCGTCACCAAAAGCAACCCGCCCGAGACGCTGCTGCGCGCGATCACCGAGGTCATGGCCGGACGCATCGCGCTCAGCCCCGACATCGACCACGAACTCGCGATCAACCGGCTCGCCGACGAGCCTTCGGCGATCGACGCACTGAGCCCACGGGAATTCGAAATCCTGCGCATGCTGCTGGCGGAAAAATCCGTGGATGAGATCGCAAACACGCTGCATATCAGCGTCAAGACCGCGGCCAACACCCGCTATCAGATCCGCGCCAAGCTCGGCGTCGCCTCCGACATCGAACTGGTGCGCCTGGCGCTTCGCCAGCGGATCATCGCGGCGGAGGATGTGGGGGGCTAA
- a CDS encoding ATP-binding protein, whose translation MSARFRKMAARLWPDSLFRRLAVILFAGLLAAHVLSFGLVALNVFGPNNEVSDDYFMRWIAMAVAILDRVKPEERPAWLDRLARPTYRYVLRDALRDGGEIESAPPRRRQENLVRLRAMMGDGHDAKSVFYLDSLGRRRLGWFLHLKDGTPLMLEFAAPKRVISPLLPTLVSPWLPAALAVQLCLLAFFTWIAVKLATRPLARLERAANSLGSDLRAAPLPEDGPKEVARAATAFNAMQRRIAEQAVERIQILAGISRRLQTPITRMRLRADFLGDSDAREKLQGDLQEMQTLVKQGLALARGRDEIGKQRCQTDLHALIDSLVCDYSDAGKLLRFSGERGVTILTHPQALRRIMINLIDNGLKFGEDVEVAFDAQRSSGVSITVSDRGPGIPDEHLKSVFLPFYRIEASRNRETGGTGLGLAIAQQLVSALRGTLTLANRDGGGLEARLEFSS comes from the coding sequence ATGAGCGCCCGTTTCCGCAAGATGGCGGCGCGTCTTTGGCCGGACTCCCTGTTCCGCCGACTAGCGGTCATTTTGTTCGCCGGTCTGCTGGCTGCACATGTGCTGTCCTTTGGCCTGGTCGCTCTCAATGTCTTCGGCCCCAACAACGAGGTGTCGGATGACTATTTCATGAGGTGGATAGCGATGGCGGTCGCCATCCTCGATCGGGTCAAGCCCGAAGAAAGACCTGCATGGCTCGACCGCCTCGCCCGACCTACCTATCGATACGTTCTCAGAGATGCTCTTAGAGACGGGGGGGAGATCGAATCGGCGCCACCCAGACGACGGCAAGAGAACCTGGTGCGTTTGCGCGCCATGATGGGGGACGGACACGACGCGAAATCAGTCTTCTATCTCGATTCGCTGGGTCGACGGCGACTGGGCTGGTTCCTTCACCTGAAGGACGGCACGCCGCTGATGCTCGAATTCGCCGCACCGAAGAGGGTCATTTCGCCCTTGTTGCCGACGCTCGTTTCGCCCTGGTTGCCGGCGGCGCTCGCGGTTCAACTCTGTCTTCTCGCATTCTTCACCTGGATTGCCGTGAAACTCGCGACGCGACCGTTGGCGCGCCTCGAGCGCGCGGCCAACAGCCTGGGTTCGGATTTGCGCGCCGCGCCGCTCCCGGAGGATGGTCCGAAGGAAGTGGCGCGCGCCGCTACCGCATTCAACGCCATGCAGCGGCGCATTGCCGAGCAGGCTGTGGAGCGGATCCAGATTCTGGCGGGGATCTCGCGCCGTCTTCAGACTCCGATCACGCGCATGCGGCTGCGCGCTGATTTCCTGGGTGACAGCGACGCCAGGGAAAAGCTGCAGGGCGACCTGCAGGAAATGCAGACGCTGGTCAAGCAGGGTCTTGCCCTGGCCCGCGGACGCGACGAGATCGGCAAGCAGCGGTGCCAGACCGACCTGCATGCCCTTATCGACAGTCTCGTCTGCGACTATTCCGACGCTGGAAAATTGCTTCGCTTTTCCGGAGAACGCGGGGTGACGATTCTCACGCACCCGCAGGCCTTGCGCCGCATCATGATCAACTTGATCGATAACGGGCTGAAATTCGGCGAGGATGTCGAAGTCGCCTTCGATGCGCAACGGTCGAGCGGCGTCTCGATCACCGTATCGGACCGCGGCCCCGGTATTCCCGACGAGCATCTGAAGTCGGTCTTCCTGCCGTTTTACCGTATCGAGGCTTCGCGCAATCGCGAAACCGGTGGCACCGGGCTTGGCCTTGCCATCGCCCAGCAACTCGTTAGCGCGCTTCGCGGGACGCTCACGCTCGCCAATCGCGACGGCGGCGGATTGGAAGCGCGCCTCGAATTTTCGAGTTGA
- a CDS encoding DUF2380 domain-containing protein, with translation MKLRMLGLALTAAAVVCACSVRQGRAQATTLVLAVAEIHYVDTSGEMIDQSADHRRRLREFEAALRSDLAASGKIANAALECPPNACSVGDINDSQLLGKAKEAGASHLLIGRFHKMSTLIQQAKFDVIDVKARKVVFDRYISFRGDNDAAWRRAETFLARQILDHGEW, from the coding sequence ATGAAACTACGGATGTTGGGCCTCGCTTTGACCGCCGCCGCTGTCGTGTGCGCCTGTTCTGTCCGGCAAGGCCGGGCGCAGGCCACGACACTCGTGCTCGCCGTCGCCGAAATCCACTATGTCGACACCTCCGGTGAGATGATCGATCAAAGCGCCGACCATCGCCGGCGGCTGCGTGAATTCGAAGCCGCGTTGCGCAGCGATCTGGCAGCGAGCGGAAAGATAGCGAATGCAGCGCTTGAATGTCCGCCAAACGCCTGCTCGGTGGGCGACATCAATGACAGTCAACTGCTGGGCAAGGCGAAGGAGGCCGGCGCCAGCCATCTATTGATTGGCCGCTTTCACAAGATGAGCACGCTGATACAGCAGGCGAAATTCGACGTCATCGACGTGAAAGCGCGGAAAGTCGTGTTCGATCGCTATATCAGCTTCCGCGGCGACAACGACGCGGCCTGGCGCCGGGCGGAAACCTTCCTTGCCCGGCAAATCCTCGATCACGGCGAATGGTGA
- a CDS encoding histidine kinase dimerization/phospho-acceptor domain-containing protein has translation MSARFRRMAARLWPASLFGRLAIILFSGLVAAHVLAFVLIALDRLAIEDELGNKFAAVDVADAVAILDYVAPEERPAWLDRISRLNWRYALGDEGEIEPQPSSRRLQRNITRLRAALGPDHDANFVYFDPPAQLRRGIRIHLKDGSPLTLEIFPPREIVSLWLPAALAVQLCIIAFFVWVAVRLATQPLARLERAANGLGSDLRGEPLPEDGPQEVARAATAFNAMQRRIAEQVAERIQILAAISHDLQTPITRMRLRADFLGDSDAKEKLQGDLQEMQTLVKQGLALAREYDDIAPPSAAHVAVEASREP, from the coding sequence ATGAGCGCGCGTTTTCGGCGCATGGCGGCGCGTCTTTGGCCGGCCTCCCTGTTCGGCCGGCTGGCGATCATCCTGTTTTCCGGCCTTGTGGCGGCCCATGTGCTGGCCTTTGTTTTGATTGCCCTCGACCGCCTCGCCATTGAGGACGAATTGGGCAATAAATTTGCGGCCGTCGACGTCGCGGACGCGGTCGCTATCCTCGACTACGTCGCGCCTGAAGAAAGACCCGCGTGGCTCGACCGCATCTCTCGCCTCAATTGGCGGTACGCTCTCGGAGATGAGGGAGAGATAGAACCGCAGCCATCATCCAGACGGCTACAACGGAACATCACGCGTTTGCGGGCAGCGCTGGGGCCCGACCACGATGCGAACTTCGTCTATTTCGATCCACCGGCGCAGTTGCGACGGGGCATACGCATTCACCTCAAGGACGGCAGCCCGTTGACGCTCGAGATCTTTCCGCCGCGGGAAATCGTTTCGCTCTGGTTGCCGGCGGCGCTCGCGGTTCAACTCTGCATTATCGCATTCTTCGTCTGGGTTGCCGTAAGACTAGCGACGCAACCGTTGGCGCGCCTTGAGCGCGCGGCCAACGGCCTGGGCTCGGATTTGCGCGGTGAGCCGCTTCCGGAGGATGGTCCGCAGGAAGTGGCGCGCGCCGCTACCGCGTTCAACGCCATGCAGCGACGCATCGCCGAGCAGGTCGCGGAACGAATTCAGATTCTGGCGGCGATCTCGCACGATCTCCAGACTCCGATCACGCGCATGCGGCTGCGTGCTGATTTCCTGGGTGACAGCGACGCCAAGGAGAAGTTGCAGGGCGACCTGCAGGAGATGCAGACGCTGGTCAAGCAGGGGCTTGCCCTGGCGCGGGAGTACGACGACATCGCTCCGCCGTCCGCCGCGCATGTCGCGGTCGAAGCATCGCGGGAGCCGTGA
- a CDS encoding sensor histidine kinase — protein sequence MRQASNSVASRPPAIDLKLRLTLRVAALAAICFIAVAAYALFDSDRVAKAKASRIAEIVARDLSLQQSQAQWLSVSINSTPDLQGIAALMEPGLCIAYRDNAGAFRQGVCSGAPADEMAAPEIYASLYRAIFRPGEPVSMPVLVAGSARGMAVATFDPATQIGQSWREASRLLSIMAFALLGLCVAVYGALARALRPTRTVGAGLRQLAANDLSARLPRFDLAELSVISGVFNTLAERLQTTLAERNALTRKLIEVQDEERRHLARELHDEFGQSLSAIAAQAAAAAHTAERECPPLYEECRGISRTTAHMMETLRGALVRLRPPDVEELGLTVSLESLVASWNGFEKGRTRFEIAIIGEADDLPPGVSASLYRIAQEAITNAAKHARARHVQLRLEAGDADIILSVEDDGEASGASLTPKAGMGLLGMQERVVSLGGTLQFERREAGGARLVARIPAMRVEP from the coding sequence TTGCGACAGGCGTCCAACTCCGTGGCGAGCCGCCCGCCCGCCATCGATCTGAAGCTGCGGCTGACGTTGCGCGTCGCGGCGCTCGCGGCCATTTGCTTCATCGCCGTCGCGGCCTACGCCTTGTTTGATAGCGACCGTGTCGCGAAGGCCAAAGCGAGCCGTATCGCCGAGATCGTGGCCAGGGATCTTTCGTTGCAGCAATCGCAGGCGCAATGGCTCTCCGTGTCCATCAACTCAACGCCGGATCTGCAGGGAATCGCGGCGCTGATGGAGCCGGGCCTCTGCATTGCCTACCGCGACAACGCCGGCGCGTTTCGCCAAGGCGTCTGCAGCGGGGCGCCCGCCGACGAAATGGCCGCGCCCGAAATCTACGCGTCGCTCTACCGCGCCATCTTTCGTCCGGGCGAACCGGTCTCGATGCCGGTCCTCGTGGCCGGCAGTGCCCGGGGCATGGCCGTCGCGACCTTCGACCCCGCCACGCAGATCGGCCAGAGCTGGCGCGAGGCGAGCCGGCTGCTCTCCATCATGGCTTTCGCGCTTTTAGGGCTTTGTGTTGCGGTCTATGGCGCGCTGGCGCGTGCGCTGCGACCAACGCGGACCGTTGGCGCCGGGTTGCGACAACTGGCGGCGAACGATCTTTCCGCACGCCTGCCCCGTTTCGATCTCGCGGAATTGTCTGTCATCTCCGGCGTCTTCAATACCCTTGCCGAGCGGCTGCAGACTACGCTTGCCGAACGCAACGCCTTGACGCGAAAGCTGATCGAAGTGCAGGACGAGGAACGGCGCCATCTTGCACGCGAGTTGCACGACGAATTCGGCCAGTCGCTTTCCGCCATCGCGGCGCAGGCCGCCGCCGCGGCCCACACCGCGGAGCGCGAATGCCCGCCGCTCTACGAGGAATGCCGGGGCATCTCGCGCACGACAGCGCATATGATGGAAACCCTGCGCGGCGCGCTGGTACGCCTGCGTCCGCCCGATGTCGAGGAACTCGGCCTCACCGTCAGCCTCGAGTCCCTGGTGGCGAGCTGGAACGGTTTTGAGAAGGGCCGCACCCGATTTGAGATTGCCATCATTGGCGAGGCCGACGATTTGCCGCCCGGTGTCAGCGCCAGCCTTTATCGGATCGCGCAGGAGGCGATCACCAATGCGGCAAAGCACGCACGCGCCCGGCACGTGCAATTGCGTCTCGAGGCCGGAGACGCCGACATCATCCTGAGCGTCGAGGACGACGGCGAGGCATCCGGCGCCAGCCTCACGCCGAAAGCCGGCATGGGACTGCTCGGCATGCAGGAGCGCGTGGTTTCGCTCGGAGGGACCTTGCAATTCGAGCGGCGCGAGGCGGGCGGCGCCCGCCTTGTCGCGCGCATTCCCGCCATGCGGGTGGAGCCTTAG